In one Vicia villosa cultivar HV-30 ecotype Madison, WI unplaced genomic scaffold, Vvil1.0 ctg.001315F_1_1, whole genome shotgun sequence genomic region, the following are encoded:
- the LOC131634553 gene encoding uncharacterized protein LOC131634553 encodes MSQQSNDESPVTDSATPEESSNPNRVIKVVPLRTISSDEVKATKPKTTHAKRPKEGIHNKGTKSSASATMEELTKEGSKYVDSAITRIVTRILKENHQVHGISIPLQTIMADPLNNTSKVKAAHTVDSDLEINKDEQGITKNTNVTKDVNDIDNNEHPKANTETDTNVVDLDEYSDDELLTSLNPSVANRLITRRKGKAVVQGSPKGSTQVNNPAKDTVRKKSTSAGPVKSKVVTKSKGVGPSKSWSRVIPKKRKEREIVEPESDAEVNVLDIPSRRKPTTNKLATSIPEVPIDNVSFHYASSVSRWKYVLQKRLVVERELAPNALENKEVLELIQEAGLLKTVCNLPKCYEKLVKEFVVNLYEDCGNSKSADYRKVFVRGKCVSFSPSVINKFLGRTSEAQTELEVTDNQVCQVITAKQVKSWPMKEKLTASKLSIKYAMLHKIGATNWVPTNPKSTISTVLGRFLYAVGTKAKFDYGAYIFDQTMKHAGSFSIKGPIAFPSLLSGIILDQYSNILNEHDVVCKRESPLAFHYKLFQGKHVPDIVMTLAETSKSGASVSKAEVIAILKETWKELESRKMPLEQMIRTLEMDENEEFADTKEMEDKDDQELEEENASPADDSEKESSSDTSTGSDSEQ; translated from the coding sequence ATGTCTCAgcaatcaaatgatgaatctcccGTTACAGACTCAGCAACACcagaagagtcctctaaccctaATAGGGTCATTAAGGTTGTCCCTTTAAGGACGATTAGCAGTGATGAAGTAAAGGCCACAAAGCCTAAAACGACTCATGCAAAACGACCCAAGGAGGGTATTCACAACAAGGGTACCAAATCCTCAGCATCTGCTACCATGgaggaacttactaaagaaggatCCAAATATGTCGATAGCGCAATTACCAGGATTGTCACTCGTATTCTGAAGGAGAATCATCAAGTGCATGGAATATCTATTCCTCTTCAAACCATAATGGCTGATCCCCTCAATAACACCAGTAAGGTTAAGGCTGCTCACACCGTTGATAGTGACCTAGAAATCAACAAGGATGAACAAGGGATTACTAAGAATACCAATGTCACCAAGGATGTCAATGACATTGACAATAATGAGCACCCTAAGGCCAATACTGAAACTGATACTAATGTGGTAGACTTAGATGAGTACTCTGACGACGAATTACTTACCTCCTTGAATCCGAGTGTAGCCAACAGGCTAATAACAAGAAGAAAAGGCAAAGCTGTTGTTCAAGGATCACCAAAAGGGAGCACTCAAGTGAACAACCCTGCCAAAGACACTGTCAGGAAGAAGAGTACTTCTGCAGGTCCTGTCAAGAGCAAAGTTGTTACCAAGAGTAAAGGGGTTGGTCCTTCAAAATCTTGGAGCAGGGTcattccaaagaaaagaaaagaacgggAAATTGTTGAACCTGAATCTGATGCTGAAGTAAATGTCCTTGACATTCCATCAAGGAGGAAGCCTACAACCAATAAGCTTGCTACTAGCATCCCTGAAGTTCCCATTGATAATGTGTCTTTCCACTATGCCTCTAGTGTCAGCAGATGGAAATATGTTCTCCAAAAGAGATTGGTTGTTGAAAGGGAATTGGCTCCAAATGCTCTTGAAAACAAGGAGGTCTTAGAGCTGATTCAAGAAGCTGGACTGCTAAAAACTGTGTGCAATCTTCCCAAATGTTATGAGAAGCTGGTCAAAGAATTTGTGGTAAACCTATATGAAGATTGTGGCAATAGCAAAAGTGCAGACTACAGAAAGGTGTTTGTAAGAGGTAAGTGTGTATCGTTCTCTCCTTCTGTGATTAATAAATTCTTGGGAAGAACAAGTGAAGCTCAAACCGAGCTGGAAGTAACAGACAACCAAGTCTGTCAAGTGATCACAGCCAAGCAGGTAAAAAGCTGGCCCATGAAAGAGAAGCTAACTGCAAGTAAGCTGAGCATCAAGTATGCAATGCTTCACAAAATAGGAGCAACTAATTGGGTTCCAACAAATCCCAAGTCCACTATCTCAACTGTGCTTGGTAGATTTCTGTATGCTGTAGGAACAAAGGCAAAGTTTGATTATGGAGCATATATTTTTGACCAAACCATGAAGCATGCTGGAAGCTTCAGTATTAAGGGTCCAATCGCCTTTCCATCCCTCTTAAGTGGTATAATTCTGGATCAATATTCAAACATTCTCAATGAACATGATGTAGTGTGCAAAAGAGAAAGTCCCTTGGCTTTCCATTACAAACTGTTTCAAGGAAAGCATGTTCCAGACATTGTCATGACATTAGCTGAAACTTCCAAATCTGGAGCATCAGTCAGTAAAGCAGAAGTCATAGCAATACTAAAAGAGACTTGGAAAGAACTGGAATCTAGAAAAATGCCTCTTGAACAAATGATACGTACTCTGGAAATGGATGAGAATGAGGAGTTTGCAGATACTAAAGAGATGGAAGATAAAGATGATCAagaattggaagaagaaaatgcTAGTCCTGCTGATGACTCTGAGAAAGAAAGTTCTTCAGACACCTCAACAGGATCTGACTCTGAGCAGTAA